In Phocoena phocoena chromosome 3, mPhoPho1.1, whole genome shotgun sequence, a single window of DNA contains:
- the ANKRD34B gene encoding ankyrin repeat domain-containing protein 34B, giving the protein MDEGIEISSDGNSLIKAVHQSRLRLTRLLLEGGAYINESNDRGETPLMIACKTKHVDHQSISKAKMVKYLLENNADPNIQDKSGKTALMHACLEKAGPEVVSLLLESGADLSLQDHSSYSALVYAVNSEDRETLKVLLSACKAKGKEVIIITTAKSPCGRHTTKQYLNIPPVDMDECYSPATCATPSEIDLKTASLPLSHSSETEMTLFAFKDLEPTGSSDDMGDPSSPLRKPCMAPNGPKLPQAPHWIKSPPSLMHQNRVASLQEELQDITPEEELSYKTNGLALSKRFITRHQSIDIKDTAHLLRAFDQASSRKMSYEEINYQSVFSEGKQQCIDIPVDRDPDSNQTIFTSTLRSIVQKRNSGANHYSSDSQLSAGLIPATLDDGKTLTGKKKILSPSSSLLSGSKELLENIPPGPLSRRNHALLERRGSGAFPLDHSITQTRPGFLPPLNVNPHPPISDINVSNKISSLLSCGQKMLMPTVPIFPKEFKSKKMLLRRQSLQTEQIKQLVNF; this is encoded by the coding sequence ATGGATGAAGGTATAGAAATTTCCAGTGATGGAAATTCTCTGATCAAAGCGGTCCATCAGAGCCGGCTTCGCCTTACAAGACTCTTGCTGGAAGGCGGAGCCTACATTAATGAGAGCAATGACCGAGGGGAAACACCTTTAATGATTGCTTGTAAGACCAAACATGTTGATCACCAGAGCATCAGTAAAGCCAAAATGGTTAAATACCTATTAGAAAACAATGCTGATCCCAACATACAGGACAAATCTGGGAAAACTGCTTTGATGCATGCTTGCTTAGAAAAAGCTGGTCCTGAAGTTGTTTCTTTGCTCCTAGAGAGTGGGGCTGACCTCAGCTTGCAAGACCACTCTAGTTACTCGGCCCTTGTTTATGCTGTAAATTCAGAAGACAGAGAGACCCTGAAAGTCCTACTTAGTGCTTGCAAGGCAAAAGGGAAAGAGGTCATTATCATAACGACAGCAAAATCGCCCTGTGGCAGGCACACTACCAAACAGTACTTAAATATACCTCCTGTGGATATGGATGAGTGTTATTCCCCAGCCACCTGTGCCACTCCTTCAGAAATAGACTTAAAAACAGCCTCATTGCCACTATCACATTCTTCTGAAACTGAAATGACACTTTTTGCCTTTAAAGATCTGGAACCCACAGGAAGCAGTGATGATATGGGGGACCCAAGCTCCCCCTTGAGGAAGCCTTGCATGGCCCCTAATGGGCCGAAGCTACCTCAAGCTCCACACTGGATCAAGAGTCCCCCCTCATTAATGCACCAGAACAGAGTGGCGTCCTTACAAGAGGAGCTCCAGGATATTACTCCAGAGGAAGAATTATCCTACAAAACCAATGGGCTGGCACTTTCCAAGCGATTCATCACTAGGCACCAAAGTATTGATATAAAAGACACTGCACATTTGTTAAGAGCCTTTGACCAGGCCAGCTCAAGAAAGATGTCATATGAGGAAATAAATTATCAATCAGTTTTTTCAGAAGGAAAGCAGCAATGCATTGACATCCCAGTTGACCGGGACCCAGACTCTAACCAGACAATATTTACTTCCACCTTAAGAAGTATAGTTCAAAAAAGAAACTCAGGAGCAAATCACTATAGCTCTGATTCCCAGCTCTCAGCTGGTCTCATCCCTGCAACTTTAGATGATGGCAAAACacttacaggaaagaaaaagatcctCTCACCATCTTCTTCTTTGTTGTCAGGATCCAAAGAATTGTTGGAGAATATCCCACCAGGTCCCCTGAGCAGGAGAAATCATGCCCTTTTAGAAAGGCGTGGTTCGGGAGCTTTCCCTTTAGATCACAGCATTACACAAACCAGACCAGGATTTCTGCCACCCTTAAATGTGAATCCTCACCCTCCCATCTCAGATATCAATGTCAGCAACAAGATTTCCAGCCTTCTTTCTTGTGGTCAAAAAATGCTTATGCCAACAGTTCCTATTTTCCCCAAAgaattcaaaagtaaaaaaatgttGTTAAGGAGACAATCATTGCAAACAGAACAAATTAAgcaattagttaatttttaa